Proteins co-encoded in one Metabacillus sp. KUDC1714 genomic window:
- a CDS encoding DUF1835 domain-containing protein produces MIHIVNGDVLGNKIKGLNGNIIVWREMYDFGPLNSNWSNDELINNRAIFFEEKLNIPSTLFLQNCNNQLNQLNKISREEEVVLWFEHDRYDQTMLMYILTQLSIQKIVNLSMVSVNSYPTISPFYGLGQLNFEQLTKLFNQRVKITSNQVKEAVTGWNAYTSSTLEEVKKWITDEQHELPFLLEMFKRQDRYFPSALTGLNEIELLALNTIAKKTCSFRDLYKSISPSLINDGLSDLHIASLLNELIKGENALLEIDGPLPAFEYYHLDPSLTISPNGENVLKGKANRIDLIGIDWWVGGVHLNKTVCY; encoded by the coding sequence ATGATTCATATTGTAAACGGCGATGTTCTCGGTAACAAAATTAAGGGACTTAATGGGAATATAATTGTTTGGAGAGAAATGTATGATTTTGGTCCACTAAATTCCAATTGGTCAAATGACGAATTAATAAATAATAGGGCCATCTTTTTTGAGGAAAAACTTAATATACCTTCAACTTTATTTCTGCAGAATTGTAATAATCAATTAAACCAACTTAATAAAATTTCGCGAGAAGAAGAGGTGGTACTTTGGTTCGAACATGACCGCTATGATCAAACGATGCTAATGTACATACTAACACAATTATCGATTCAGAAAATCGTAAATCTATCGATGGTCAGTGTGAACTCATATCCTACCATTTCTCCTTTTTATGGGTTAGGTCAATTGAATTTTGAGCAACTGACTAAGCTCTTTAATCAACGAGTGAAAATCACTAGCAACCAAGTAAAAGAGGCGGTAACAGGCTGGAATGCTTATACCTCATCTACCCTGGAGGAAGTAAAAAAATGGATAACTGATGAGCAACATGAATTACCTTTTCTACTAGAAATGTTTAAACGACAGGATAGGTATTTCCCATCAGCTCTAACAGGATTAAATGAAATTGAATTGTTGGCACTTAACACAATTGCAAAAAAGACTTGTTCTTTTAGAGATCTTTACAAAAGTATATCTCCGTCATTAATAAACGATGGTTTAAGTGATTTACATATTGCTTCATTATTAAATGAGTTAATCAAAGGTGAAAATGCTCTACTTGAAATTGATGGACCATTGCCAGCTTTTGAATATTATCATTTAGATCCCAGCCTAACTATTAGCCCTAATGGTGAGAATGTTTTAAAGGGAAAAGCGAATCGTATTGATTTAATTGGGATTGATTGGTGGGTTGGAGGTGTACATTTGAATAAAACAGTGTGCTACTAA
- a CDS encoding sugar phosphate isomerase/epimerase family protein, with translation MKLGVFAVLFSEKSLDEALDYIKDSGLDTVEIGTGGYVGNAHCNPAELLADQAKFNAFYEAFQTRGIQISALSCHGNPLHPNKDIASEHHQVFQNTVRLASKLGIENVVTFSGCPGESDYSLHPVWITCPWPNDFSEVVDWQWREKVIPYWQEQNQFLKEHNVRVAVEPHPGFVVYNTETLLRLREKCGDQIGANFDPSHYFWQGMDPVACIKALGKENALFHFHAKDTRIDQQNNPLNGVLDTKSYKDIANRSWVFRTVGYGHGEDTWREIISSLQTIGYEGAISIEHEDGLMSIEEGFTKAVEFLQDKLIKQGAKELWWA, from the coding sequence ATGAAGCTAGGAGTTTTTGCTGTACTATTTTCGGAGAAATCTTTAGATGAAGCATTGGATTACATTAAGGATTCTGGTCTTGATACTGTAGAGATTGGTACTGGTGGATATGTAGGGAATGCACATTGCAATCCTGCTGAACTGTTGGCAGATCAAGCAAAATTTAATGCGTTTTATGAGGCATTTCAAACTAGAGGTATCCAAATTAGCGCATTAAGCTGTCATGGTAACCCTTTACATCCAAATAAAGATATTGCTTCAGAGCATCATCAAGTATTTCAAAATACTGTCAGACTTGCTTCTAAGCTAGGGATTGAAAATGTTGTAACATTCTCAGGTTGTCCTGGTGAATCTGATTATTCTTTACATCCAGTTTGGATTACTTGCCCATGGCCAAATGACTTTTCAGAGGTTGTTGATTGGCAGTGGCGTGAAAAGGTGATTCCTTATTGGCAGGAACAAAATCAATTTTTAAAAGAGCATAATGTACGTGTTGCTGTTGAACCACACCCAGGATTTGTTGTTTATAATACCGAAACATTACTGCGTTTAAGAGAAAAGTGTGGTGATCAAATCGGAGCTAACTTTGATCCAAGTCATTATTTTTGGCAAGGAATGGATCCAGTAGCATGTATAAAAGCATTAGGAAAAGAAAATGCATTATTTCATTTCCATGCAAAAGATACAAGAATCGATCAACAAAACAATCCATTAAATGGTGTGTTAGATACAAAGAGCTATAAGGATATTGCAAACCGTTCATGGGTTTTCCGTACAGTTGGGTATGGTCATGGTGAAGATACCTGGAGAGAGATTATAAGCAGTCTTCAAACAATTGGTTACGAAGGTGCTATAAGTATAGAACATGAAGACGGTTTAATGAGTATAGAGGAAGGGTTCACAAAAGCTGTTGAATTTTTGCAGGATAAATTAATTAAGCAAGGAGCGAAGGAATTGTGGTGGGCTTAA
- a CDS encoding carbohydrate ABC transporter permease: MKYTIRQYGMFVIALLITAVFLFPIYWMITTSVKPIQDVFATPPMIFPETIQFKAYIKNIVEDQSILLYLKNSLIIAIGTSLLTLLLALPAAYAMARFRLKGSGIFLLILLVTQMVPGIMTAMPLFILFSHFNLLNSYVALIIGNTTLALPFAILIMRPFFLSIPRGLEDAAVIDGCNRFTAFVKVVLPLTKPTLLTVGTFSFLFAWGDLIFALTLATDEKIRPLTMGLTKFIGQYGTQWDGLMAVSTIAAAPIIIMFILLQKYIVSGITAGSEK, encoded by the coding sequence ATGAAATATACTATAAGACAATATGGAATGTTTGTCATTGCACTTTTAATAACAGCAGTGTTTCTATTTCCCATCTATTGGATGATCACGACGTCTGTTAAGCCAATTCAAGATGTGTTCGCAACTCCTCCGATGATTTTTCCAGAAACGATTCAGTTTAAGGCGTACATCAAAAATATAGTAGAAGATCAGAGTATTTTATTGTACCTAAAAAATTCGTTAATCATTGCGATCGGAACATCATTATTAACACTTTTATTAGCTTTGCCTGCAGCATATGCAATGGCTCGTTTTCGCTTAAAGGGTAGTGGAATCTTCCTACTAATCTTACTTGTCACGCAAATGGTACCTGGAATTATGACAGCTATGCCACTATTTATCTTATTTAGTCATTTTAACCTACTAAATAGTTATGTAGCTTTAATAATCGGAAATACAACACTCGCTTTACCATTTGCTATATTAATAATGCGTCCGTTTTTTCTTTCAATTCCAAGAGGTTTAGAGGATGCAGCAGTTATTGATGGCTGTAATCGTTTCACTGCATTTGTTAAAGTTGTTCTTCCCTTGACAAAACCTACATTGTTAACAGTTGGTACGTTCAGTTTTTTATTCGCTTGGGGAGATTTAATTTTTGCCTTAACGTTAGCTACAGATGAAAAAATTCGACCATTAACAATGGGACTAACAAAATTTATTGGTCAATATGGAACACAGTGGGATGGACTAATGGCAGTGTCTACGATAGCTGCTGCCCCAATTATTATCATGTTTATCTTATTACAAAAGTATATTGTAAGCGGAATCACAGCAGGATCTGAAAAATAA
- a CDS encoding carbohydrate ABC transporter permease, with the protein MEADTRVESNRKVSVGLQFGPFLKKSLPKYLFIIPAFLFVVIFMLYPIFYNIFISFQDVTIMNLKGDKSFIGVENYRQIFQDERFLLSLKNTVIYTVSCIVFQLSIGFLLALFFNQQFPMRNFFRSILLLAWMTPLVITGTLFKWLYDVDYGVLNYLLIQIGLISEPINWLGQQSTALMAIIVTNIWIGIPFNMILLLSALQALPSDVYEAAKIDGASRIQSFFKITLPLMKPATLVVLVLGIIYTFKVFDIILIMTGGGPVNATQVLPFFGYELAFVNFKFSLSGAVATIILVILTVISLIYLYLIRKEESM; encoded by the coding sequence TTGGAAGCGGATACAAGAGTTGAATCTAATAGGAAGGTAAGTGTTGGTTTGCAATTTGGTCCATTTTTGAAGAAATCTCTGCCAAAATATTTATTTATCATACCTGCCTTTCTTTTTGTTGTAATTTTTATGCTATATCCAATTTTTTATAATATTTTTATTAGTTTTCAAGATGTTACTATCATGAATTTAAAAGGTGATAAGTCATTTATCGGGGTTGAAAATTATCGTCAAATTTTTCAAGATGAAAGATTTCTTCTATCCTTAAAGAACACTGTGATTTACACTGTTTCCTGTATTGTTTTTCAGCTTTCAATTGGTTTTTTGTTAGCGTTATTTTTTAATCAACAATTTCCGATGCGCAACTTCTTTCGCTCAATTTTGCTTTTAGCGTGGATGACACCGCTTGTTATAACGGGAACACTATTTAAATGGTTATATGATGTGGATTATGGTGTACTCAATTATCTCCTTATCCAAATTGGATTAATAAGTGAACCAATAAACTGGTTAGGCCAACAAAGCACTGCATTAATGGCCATAATCGTGACAAATATTTGGATTGGAATTCCGTTCAATATGATTCTCTTATTATCAGCTTTACAAGCACTGCCGAGTGATGTCTATGAAGCTGCAAAAATAGATGGCGCATCAAGAATACAGTCATTTTTTAAAATTACACTACCACTAATGAAGCCAGCAACTTTAGTCGTCTTAGTTCTCGGGATTATCTACACGTTTAAAGTATTTGATATTATTCTGATCATGACGGGAGGAGGGCCAGTTAATGCAACTCAAGTTCTTCCGTTTTTCGGTTACGAGCTTGCTTTTGTAAACTTTAAATTTAGTCTTAGTGGTGCTGTAGCCACAATTATTCTAGTAATCTTAACAGTCATCTCTCTAATTTACCTATATTTGATCAGGAAGGAGGAGTCAATGTGA
- a CDS encoding ABC transporter substrate-binding protein, with protein sequence MMKSHLKLICGLLFLMLIGLVGCSSDGASNDQQGDGKNKTDEVVTLKVWDYLNPDSPPEKEQLELLRKYEESNPNIKFERTYFPFADLKTKLLQGIAGNELPDIVIIDNPDHQSFAAAGVFADITKEVEAWGEADKYFEGPKDSTILDGKYYGIPNNSNALALYYNKDMFEEAGITEPPKTWEDLKEAAKKLTTNDRKGLAIAATKSEEGTFQFLPYLWQSGADLDSFGSPEAISAMTFIQDLVKEGSMSENIINWDQQDVLVQFQTGKAAMMVNGPWQLPTLREESKDMNWDVVLMPEDEQAASILGGENWAITATTEHKQEAFDFITWTQQPDVLGPMHELGGRLPNREDVASDENYEWNKDPQLQVFVQQIKTSKPRAYGTKYPEISTIVQEALQRSITGEDVEKVMKESAEKIEPLLP encoded by the coding sequence ATGATGAAATCACACTTGAAATTAATATGTGGTCTTTTATTTTTAATGCTAATCGGACTTGTTGGATGTAGTAGTGATGGGGCTAGTAATGATCAACAAGGAGATGGCAAAAATAAAACTGATGAAGTCGTAACATTAAAGGTTTGGGATTATTTAAATCCAGATTCACCTCCAGAAAAAGAACAATTAGAATTGCTTCGTAAGTATGAAGAAAGTAACCCGAATATTAAGTTCGAGCGAACGTATTTTCCTTTTGCGGATTTAAAAACGAAACTACTACAAGGCATTGCGGGGAACGAATTGCCGGATATCGTCATAATCGATAATCCTGATCATCAATCATTCGCAGCTGCAGGGGTATTTGCTGATATTACAAAGGAAGTAGAAGCATGGGGAGAAGCAGATAAATATTTTGAAGGTCCAAAAGATTCAACGATTTTAGATGGTAAGTACTACGGTATTCCAAATAATAGTAATGCGCTTGCACTTTATTACAATAAAGACATGTTTGAAGAAGCCGGTATTACTGAACCACCAAAAACTTGGGAAGACCTAAAAGAAGCAGCAAAAAAATTAACAACAAATGATCGCAAAGGTTTAGCAATTGCTGCAACTAAAAGTGAAGAGGGTACATTCCAATTTTTACCTTACTTATGGCAATCTGGTGCTGATTTAGACTCCTTTGGTAGTCCAGAAGCTATTTCTGCAATGACATTTATCCAAGATTTGGTGAAAGAAGGCTCGATGTCGGAAAATATTATTAATTGGGATCAGCAAGATGTTCTTGTTCAATTCCAAACAGGAAAAGCAGCTATGATGGTAAATGGACCGTGGCAGCTTCCTACACTTAGAGAAGAATCTAAGGATATGAATTGGGATGTTGTACTTATGCCAGAAGATGAACAAGCTGCTTCAATACTTGGCGGAGAAAACTGGGCTATTACAGCAACAACAGAACATAAACAGGAAGCATTTGATTTTATAACCTGGACTCAACAGCCTGATGTATTGGGACCAATGCATGAACTTGGAGGTCGATTACCTAACCGTGAAGATGTTGCTAGCGATGAGAATTATGAATGGAACAAAGACCCACAATTACAAGTGTTTGTCCAACAGATAAAAACATCTAAACCTCGTGCTTACGGAACAAAATATCCGGAAATATCAACAATCGTCCAAGAAGCCCTTCAACGATCAATTACTGGTGAAGATGTTGAAAAAGTAATGAAAGAATCTGCAGAAAAAATAGAACCTTTATTACCATAA
- a CDS encoding Gfo/Idh/MocA family protein codes for MSRLKVIQIGVGGFGQSWLTILRDFNEIELVAVVDVDENNIVDAKKLLKDDSIQFFQNHLEAFEQVEADIAIIITPPQTHKRLALDALRAGLYVFMEKPITHTFEEATELYNEAKKYEKFIMISQNYRWRPEISAIKNCIQQGIIGTVEYGEWNFRRATKFGGWRDQYSEILIEDMSIHHFDLLRHILGKDATSIYSKSMKPSWSWFGGNGVASAIIKFDETLINYFGSWVTRGKETSWNGEVRLVGSKGIIELIDDVPLLTYEDGKTHELELPKMPYTDREFSIFEMVQAIKENRKPITHLEDNLKSFAIVGGALQSIKHGEEVTIVGSKSIEAIN; via the coding sequence ATGAGTCGGTTAAAAGTAATCCAAATAGGTGTTGGAGGATTTGGTCAATCTTGGTTAACAATTTTACGAGATTTTAATGAAATTGAATTAGTTGCTGTTGTTGATGTGGATGAGAATAACATAGTGGATGCAAAGAAATTATTGAAGGATGACTCAATTCAGTTTTTCCAAAATCATTTAGAAGCATTTGAACAAGTTGAAGCAGATATAGCAATCATCATTACACCACCGCAAACACATAAACGCCTAGCACTAGACGCACTACGAGCAGGATTATATGTCTTCATGGAAAAACCAATTACTCATACATTCGAAGAAGCTACTGAATTATATAATGAAGCGAAGAAATACGAGAAATTTATTATGATTAGTCAAAATTATCGATGGAGACCAGAGATTTCAGCGATAAAGAATTGTATTCAACAAGGTATCATTGGAACTGTTGAATATGGAGAATGGAATTTTAGAAGAGCAACAAAATTTGGTGGTTGGCGAGATCAATATAGTGAGATTTTAATAGAAGATATGAGCATACACCACTTTGATTTATTAAGACATATTTTAGGGAAAGATGCGACATCCATTTATTCAAAAAGTATGAAACCATCTTGGAGTTGGTTTGGTGGGAATGGAGTTGCAAGCGCAATCATTAAATTTGATGAAACCTTAATCAACTATTTTGGGAGTTGGGTAACACGTGGGAAAGAAACATCTTGGAATGGAGAGGTTCGTTTAGTAGGGAGCAAAGGAATTATTGAATTAATTGATGATGTTCCACTTTTGACTTATGAAGATGGAAAAACACATGAGTTAGAGCTTCCCAAAATGCCTTATACTGATCGTGAATTTTCGATTTTTGAAATGGTTCAAGCCATAAAAGAAAATCGAAAGCCAATCACTCATCTCGAGGATAATTTAAAAAGCTTTGCAATAGTGGGTGGTGCCCTACAATCTATTAAACATGGTGAAGAAGTAACCATTGTAGGGAGTAAAAGTATAGAAGCAATTAATTAA
- a CDS encoding LacI family DNA-binding transcriptional regulator — protein sequence MKITAKTIAEQLGLSIATVDRALNNRSGVSPKTLKKVLEKAKELNYKPNMSASLLSRKKQILVAFVFPIYPEYFWKEIEMGIMKAYKDLCDYGFEIDIIRTSKFEVEEQVRVVQDIIQSTKYDGLVLSANDATPFIHVINTGIENGFPIYTFNSDSPTSKRLSYVGADYQDSGRLAGELLYHFTHTSKKFALITDKMNTFQMQQKVLGFIEYTAQSNKMELIRPLKISNTDLSNSIMELEDELKLVDGIYVATGALADVARGIEEMKLNKNPILIGHDMNNEIHHFLKKNVITATICQDPVYQGSLAVRKVFDHLMLGDPIQVVKDIVKLEIVTKGNVKYYVHE from the coding sequence ATGAAAATTACAGCTAAAACGATTGCTGAACAGCTAGGTTTATCTATTGCTACTGTCGATCGAGCATTGAATAACAGAAGTGGTGTAAGTCCTAAAACATTAAAAAAGGTTTTAGAAAAGGCAAAGGAATTAAATTACAAACCAAATATGTCCGCGAGTTTACTTTCTCGAAAAAAGCAAATTCTCGTTGCGTTTGTTTTTCCTATTTATCCAGAATATTTCTGGAAAGAAATTGAAATGGGAATTATGAAGGCATATAAAGATTTATGTGATTATGGATTTGAAATAGACATCATTCGAACGTCGAAATTTGAAGTCGAAGAGCAAGTGCGAGTTGTTCAGGATATTATTCAATCAACAAAATATGACGGACTTGTCCTTTCAGCTAATGATGCAACCCCATTTATACATGTAATCAATACAGGAATTGAAAACGGCTTTCCGATTTATACGTTTAACAGCGACTCTCCTACAAGCAAAAGACTATCCTACGTTGGTGCAGATTATCAAGATTCTGGGCGATTAGCTGGAGAGCTTTTGTATCATTTTACACATACTTCTAAAAAATTCGCATTAATTACAGATAAAATGAATACGTTTCAAATGCAGCAAAAAGTTCTCGGTTTTATAGAATATACGGCACAGTCAAATAAAATGGAGCTTATACGCCCATTGAAAATTAGTAACACAGATCTCTCAAACTCTATTATGGAATTAGAAGACGAGTTAAAACTGGTCGATGGAATTTATGTTGCCACTGGAGCACTTGCCGATGTGGCAAGAGGAATAGAAGAAATGAAATTAAATAAGAATCCAATCCTAATTGGTCACGATATGAATAATGAAATTCATCACTTTCTTAAGAAGAATGTCATAACTGCAACGATCTGTCAGGATCCAGTTTACCAAGGTTCACTTGCAGTAAGAAAAGTATTTGATCATCTTATGCTAGGGGATCCTATACAGGTTGTAAAGGACATTGTAAAACTGGAAATTGTAACAAAGGGCAATGTGAAATATTATGTACACGAATAA
- a CDS encoding MBL fold metallo-hydrolase, whose protein sequence is MKKLGPILIVEGPNNSKVPYSRSLYINCSEKVLIDTGAEPQELMKINEQYGVNLIINTHYHPDHTQHNHLFKHAKKWINPIEYYTSLTIDGVAKNNGIYQEWGSEGAKLWQENIPKEWIQSLSEIDGTYAYEKEYSFGGVDVIFLHTPGHTKGFSCPYFPKLGIVYTGDYDMTSFGPWYNGTDGSIDDFIKSGQRLLNIDADIFITGHQKGVFSKAEFKDAMMNFLSIIDMRDEIIQQYVQQGMNFEELTSIGIFYPRKALEHKLLKTWERGGVRKHLHRLGYTVENATIKLLCAK, encoded by the coding sequence ATGAAAAAACTTGGCCCTATTCTAATTGTTGAAGGACCAAATAATAGTAAGGTTCCTTATTCACGTAGTTTATACATAAATTGTTCTGAGAAGGTGTTAATTGATACTGGTGCTGAACCTCAAGAATTAATGAAAATAAACGAGCAATATGGAGTAAATTTAATTATTAACACACACTATCATCCAGATCATACTCAACATAATCATTTGTTCAAGCATGCTAAAAAATGGATAAATCCAATTGAATATTACACTTCACTTACAATTGATGGAGTAGCAAAAAATAATGGGATTTATCAGGAGTGGGGTTCAGAAGGTGCAAAGTTATGGCAAGAAAATATTCCAAAAGAGTGGATTCAAAGTCTTTCAGAAATCGATGGAACATATGCTTATGAAAAGGAGTATTCATTTGGTGGTGTAGATGTCATTTTTTTGCATACACCAGGTCATACTAAAGGATTTTCGTGCCCTTACTTTCCTAAATTAGGTATTGTCTATACTGGGGATTATGATATGACTTCTTTTGGACCATGGTATAACGGCACTGATGGAAGTATAGATGACTTTATTAAATCAGGCCAGCGCCTGCTAAACATTGATGCAGACATATTTATTACAGGTCACCAAAAGGGAGTATTTTCAAAAGCAGAATTTAAGGATGCAATGATGAATTTTTTATCGATTATTGATATGCGAGATGAAATCATTCAACAATATGTTCAACAAGGTATGAATTTTGAAGAGCTTACGAGTATTGGGATTTTTTATCCTCGAAAAGCTTTAGAACATAAGCTTTTAAAGACATGGGAACGAGGTGGTGTACGAAAACATCTCCATCGACTTGGCTACACGGTTGAGAATGCTACAATCAAGCTGCTATGTGCAAAATAA
- a CDS encoding DUF1292 domain-containing protein, producing MDKIEVGEVFTITDENDQENEVEVLAAITLEGTDYVAVGFVEDIQDDSEEDIDVFFLKLDDEGDFSAIENDEEFDKVSSAFEELMDEEE from the coding sequence ATGGATAAAATTGAAGTAGGCGAAGTATTTACAATTACTGATGAAAATGATCAGGAAAATGAAGTTGAAGTGTTGGCTGCAATTACATTAGAAGGAACAGATTATGTAGCTGTTGGGTTTGTTGAAGATATTCAAGATGATTCAGAAGAGGATATCGATGTGTTCTTTTTAAAGCTAGATGATGAAGGTGATTTCTCTGCAATCGAGAATGATGAGGAGTTCGATAAAGTATCATCTGCATTTGAAGAATTAATGGACGAGGAAGAATAG
- a CDS encoding NADP-dependent oxidoreductase — MRAAQMQKYSKEVQVELNDVKIPEINSREVLVKVKAAGVNPLDILILNGSIRMISDYDLPLTLGNELSGVIEAVGKDVENFHVGDHIYTRLPVNQIGAFAEYAVINEDAISIMPKNLSFIEAAAVPLTALTAYQALNDVLNAQPNKKIFIPGGTGGFGAMAIPIAKSMGLYVITSGSERGRSRTLSIGADRFINYHEENYANILSDIDYVIDTLGAKEIKAELGILKPQGKLVSLKAVPNYRFAVDNNFPMWKQLLFGLVGARVDFLARKHKNEYHFLFVHANGSQLQRITNLVEKENITPSIDSIYNFNDINKALIKVSTGHSQGKVIVTF, encoded by the coding sequence ATGAGAGCTGCTCAAATGCAGAAATATTCAAAAGAAGTTCAAGTGGAATTGAATGATGTTAAAATACCAGAAATTAATAGCCGTGAGGTACTCGTTAAAGTAAAAGCAGCAGGTGTTAATCCATTAGATATCCTTATTTTAAATGGAAGTATTCGAATGATTTCTGATTATGATTTACCATTAACTTTAGGAAATGAACTATCTGGCGTTATTGAGGCTGTTGGAAAAGATGTTGAGAATTTCCACGTTGGTGACCACATTTATACGAGGTTGCCAGTTAATCAAATTGGAGCTTTTGCTGAATATGCGGTCATCAATGAAGATGCGATATCCATAATGCCTAAAAATCTATCCTTTATTGAAGCAGCCGCTGTTCCACTCACTGCTTTGACTGCTTATCAAGCATTAAATGACGTACTCAATGCTCAGCCTAACAAAAAGATATTTATCCCTGGAGGAACCGGTGGCTTTGGTGCTATGGCAATCCCCATCGCCAAATCAATGGGGTTATATGTTATAACAAGCGGCAGTGAGAGGGGTAGATCACGTACACTGTCGATTGGTGCTGATAGATTCATAAATTATCATGAGGAAAACTATGCCAACATTTTATCTGATATAGATTATGTTATTGACACCTTGGGAGCAAAAGAGATAAAAGCAGAACTTGGTATCTTAAAACCTCAAGGAAAGTTAGTATCATTAAAAGCCGTACCTAATTATCGCTTTGCGGTTGACAATAATTTTCCAATGTGGAAACAATTATTGTTTGGTTTGGTGGGTGCTCGTGTAGATTTTTTAGCACGTAAACATAAAAATGAATATCACTTTTTATTCGTACACGCCAATGGCAGTCAATTACAAAGAATCACTAATCTTGTTGAAAAAGAAAATATCACGCCATCTATTGATTCAATTTATAATTTTAATGACATTAACAAAGCCTTAATAAAAGTTTCTACTGGACACTCACAAGGCAAAGTTATTGTAACCTTCTAA
- a CDS encoding alkene reductase encodes MDKLWSKTTIGNLELPHRLAMAPMTRSRAQEDGTPGELSSLYYSQRASTGLIISEGTQPSDDGQGYLWSPGIYTEKHIEGWKKVTDAVHEAGGFMYIQLMHVGRMSHPANTLHHRQAVAPSAIAPSVEMFTAKGMQEIPVPRELSEEDIQTTIADFRKAASAAIEAGADGVEIHGANGYLIHQFIGVNSNKRTDKYGGSIENRARFAIEITKAIVAEIGAERTGFRISPGTPLGGIEEGEQGPEVYLHLVKELAQFNLAYLHVMHLGNETLLHEIRSIWSNPLLVNRAGRALKDISVDIDNGVADMVPVGVWSLANPDLVERLKKGFPLNEADRTTFFGGNGSMGYTDYPTMKELKSQEV; translated from the coding sequence ATGGATAAATTGTGGAGCAAAACGACAATTGGAAATTTGGAATTACCTCATCGTTTAGCGATGGCACCAATGACACGTAGTAGAGCGCAAGAAGATGGTACACCTGGAGAACTAAGTTCCCTTTATTATTCTCAAAGAGCATCTACGGGATTAATTATTAGTGAAGGTACACAACCTTCTGATGATGGACAAGGTTACTTATGGTCACCTGGCATCTATACTGAAAAGCATATTGAAGGGTGGAAAAAGGTTACGGATGCGGTGCATGAAGCAGGTGGATTTATGTATATCCAATTAATGCATGTTGGTCGTATGTCGCACCCTGCTAATACACTACATCATCGTCAAGCAGTTGCACCTTCTGCTATCGCACCCAGTGTAGAAATGTTTACTGCTAAAGGGATGCAGGAAATACCCGTTCCACGTGAGTTAAGTGAAGAAGATATTCAAACGACAATTGCAGACTTCCGAAAAGCAGCATCTGCAGCTATTGAAGCAGGAGCTGATGGCGTTGAAATTCATGGAGCAAATGGTTATCTAATTCATCAATTTATCGGAGTGAATTCTAATAAACGAACGGATAAATACGGTGGATCAATAGAGAATCGTGCTCGCTTTGCTATCGAAATAACGAAAGCAATCGTTGCAGAAATTGGAGCAGAAAGAACAGGCTTTCGGATTTCACCAGGGACACCTCTTGGTGGGATTGAAGAAGGTGAACAAGGTCCTGAAGTTTATCTCCATCTTGTAAAAGAATTGGCTCAATTCAATTTAGCTTACCTTCATGTTATGCATTTAGGAAACGAAACACTGCTCCATGAAATTCGTTCAATTTGGTCAAATCCATTATTAGTCAATCGAGCTGGTCGAGCTCTAAAAGATATTAGTGTAGATATTGATAATGGCGTTGCTGATATGGTACCAGTCGGTGTATGGTCATTAGCTAATCCGGATTTAGTAGAACGTCTCAAAAAAGGGTTTCCTTTGAATGAAGCAGACCGTACAACATTCTTTGGTGGTAACGGAAGCATGGGTTATACGGATTATCCTACGATGAAAGAATTAAAATCTCAAGAGGTGTAA